From the genome of Flavobacterium ovatum, one region includes:
- a CDS encoding sulfatase-like hydrolase/transferase: MKKILIVALVIPFLSFNSTLAQKTQKPNIIILLADDLGYGELGAYGQKEIKTPFLDYFYSQGMSFTDFYTGTAVCSPSRASLMTGIHTGHLSIRGNKGQYPDKWDRVPLKKSEITIAEMLKSGGYQSAMIGKWHLGVAEDMSTWAKGRGFDYAVQEQWGKSSKGNEIDERIHWVNNDQDSITYDYTKYSCLDEFRTNFALDYLKNKKQKDKPFFLYMSYRTPHAHEFLVKHNEMYADKGWPEIERTHAARITMLDAQIKRLFDLLKQTGELDNTFIIFTSDNGPQSENGHDNNFFDSAAGLKGHKRDLHEGGIRVPAMVYWKGKVKAGSQTHQPAAFYDIMPTIAEIAGVKTPKQSDGVSFLPTLLGKKQPQHDHFYWEIQEGAAAKGFKQAARMGNWKAVRVADSNKTELYDLSKDTFEKKDVSGQYPEIVKEMNAILKKESVVIEHYPFSGGIFK, translated from the coding sequence TTGAAAAAAATACTAATTGTTGCTCTTGTAATCCCTTTTTTGAGTTTCAATAGCACATTGGCACAAAAGACCCAAAAGCCCAATATTATCATTCTTTTAGCAGATGATTTGGGTTATGGTGAACTAGGTGCTTACGGACAGAAAGAAATAAAAACGCCTTTTTTGGATTATTTTTATAGCCAAGGAATGAGTTTTACTGATTTTTATACAGGAACTGCCGTTTGTTCGCCTTCTCGTGCGAGTTTGATGACGGGCATACATACAGGCCATTTGAGCATTCGTGGAAACAAAGGACAATATCCTGATAAATGGGATCGTGTGCCATTAAAAAAATCGGAAATAACCATCGCTGAGATGTTGAAATCTGGTGGTTACCAATCGGCCATGATCGGGAAATGGCATTTGGGTGTTGCTGAAGATATGTCCACTTGGGCAAAAGGACGAGGGTTTGATTACGCCGTTCAAGAACAATGGGGCAAATCAAGTAAAGGAAACGAAATTGATGAACGCATTCATTGGGTAAATAACGACCAAGATTCAATTACATACGATTATACAAAATACTCTTGTTTGGATGAATTTCGAACCAATTTTGCTTTGGATTATTTAAAAAATAAAAAACAAAAAGACAAGCCGTTTTTCCTTTACATGTCGTACAGAACACCTCATGCTCATGAATTTTTGGTAAAACATAACGAAATGTATGCTGACAAAGGTTGGCCAGAAATTGAGCGTACACATGCCGCACGTATCACCATGCTGGATGCTCAAATCAAGAGATTGTTTGATTTACTAAAGCAAACAGGCGAACTAGACAATACTTTTATCATTTTTACTAGCGATAATGGGCCTCAAAGTGAAAACGGCCATGATAATAACTTTTTTGATAGTGCAGCAGGTTTAAAAGGACATAAACGCGATTTACATGAAGGAGGTATTCGAGTACCGGCCATGGTTTATTGGAAAGGAAAAGTAAAAGCGGGTTCACAAACGCATCAACCAGCAGCTTTTTATGATATCATGCCGACAATCGCCGAAATCGCAGGTGTGAAAACCCCTAAACAATCTGATGGGGTTTCGTTCTTACCTACTTTATTAGGAAAGAAACAACCACAACACGACCATTTTTATTGGGAAATTCAAGAAGGAGCAGCTGCCAAAGGATTTAAACAAGCAGCAAGAATGGGGAATTGGAAAGCGGTTCGTGTTGCTGATTCAAACAAAACAGAATTGTATGATTTGTCTAAAGATACGTTTGAAAAAAAGGATGTTTCAGGACAATATCCTGAGATCGTAAAAGAAATGAATGCCATCTTGAAGAAAGAAAGTGTAGTAATTGAACATTATCCTTTTTCAGGTGGAATTTTTAAGTAA
- a CDS encoding sulfatase — MKLKLLVFAMLLQYTVASSQEKPNVLLIMVDDMNDWVGAFGGNPQAITPNIDKFAKKSVIFKNAYCSAPLCNPSRTSLLTGYLPARTGVYGNSEVFRDIPAYKNVVTLPQYFYKNGYTTAAAGKIFHSPRGTGTKPKPGSDPGSFEMEDKGGLGSTFPDEKDKFTHGLDFSYLNEDSHITRTFDWKGVDVAIEKTADWKSADYAARFLKEKHDKPFFLACGIFRPHLPWYAPQKFFDMYNIDDIKIPEVIANDLDDVGPMGKKIAFTSLHEEIVKKNQWKEAVRAYLANLSYADACVGHLLDNLETSAFNKNTIVVIMGDHGWHLGEKTHWTKSTVWEESAKTPLLIFDPRNGNKGVSAKIVSLIDVYPTLLDLCNLPAKADLDGNSFKSVLTNSKGDWKNMALTSKNDNIHSLRNENYRYIKYSDGFEELYDHRIDPMEWKNIAKDKANTTVVSNFRKELEAVLAKVKK, encoded by the coding sequence ATGAAATTAAAACTACTTGTGTTTGCAATGCTATTGCAGTATACTGTTGCCTCGTCTCAGGAAAAACCTAATGTTTTGTTGATCATGGTCGATGATATGAATGATTGGGTAGGGGCTTTTGGAGGAAACCCTCAAGCAATCACTCCAAACATAGATAAATTTGCTAAGAAATCAGTAATTTTTAAAAATGCCTACTGTTCGGCTCCTTTGTGTAATCCTTCACGAACTAGTTTACTAACGGGTTATTTGCCTGCTCGAACAGGCGTTTATGGTAATAGTGAAGTTTTTAGGGATATACCAGCGTATAAAAATGTGGTGACCTTACCACAGTATTTCTATAAAAATGGTTATACAACAGCAGCAGCAGGAAAAATTTTCCATAGTCCGAGAGGAACAGGAACTAAACCTAAACCAGGGAGTGATCCAGGTTCTTTTGAAATGGAAGACAAAGGAGGATTGGGTTCTACTTTTCCTGATGAAAAAGATAAGTTTACTCACGGACTCGATTTTAGCTATCTGAATGAGGACAGTCACATTACTAGAACCTTTGACTGGAAAGGAGTTGATGTAGCGATCGAAAAAACAGCAGATTGGAAATCAGCCGATTATGCGGCTCGATTTTTAAAAGAAAAACACGACAAGCCTTTCTTTTTGGCTTGTGGAATATTCCGTCCGCACTTGCCTTGGTATGCACCACAAAAATTCTTTGATATGTACAATATCGATGATATCAAGATACCAGAGGTGATTGCGAATGATTTGGATGATGTTGGACCAATGGGTAAAAAGATTGCTTTTACAAGTCTTCATGAAGAAATTGTAAAAAAGAACCAATGGAAAGAAGCGGTAAGAGCCTATTTGGCTAATTTATCGTATGCTGACGCTTGCGTAGGGCATTTGTTAGACAATTTAGAAACAAGTGCTTTCAATAAAAATACAATCGTTGTAATCATGGGAGACCATGGTTGGCATTTGGGGGAAAAAACGCATTGGACAAAAAGTACGGTTTGGGAAGAATCAGCCAAAACACCTTTATTGATTTTTGACCCACGAAATGGAAACAAAGGCGTAAGTGCCAAAATTGTGTCACTAATTGACGTATATCCGACACTTTTAGATTTATGCAATTTACCAGCAAAAGCAGATTTAGATGGTAATAGTTTTAAAAGTGTATTGACTAATTCCAAAGGGGATTGGAAAAACATGGCTTTGACTTCTAAGAATGATAATATCCATTCGTTGCGAAATGAAAACTATCGTTATATCAAATACAGTGACGGTTTTGAAGAGCTATACGATCATCGAATAGATCCTATGGAATGGAAGAATATTGCAAAAGATAAGGCTAATACAACGGTTGTTTCAAATTTTAGAAAGGAATTGGAAGCTGTTTTAGCTAAAGTTAAAAAATAA
- a CDS encoding carbon starvation protein A gives MISFLISILILVAGYFIYGNYVERKFGADSSRETPAISKEDGVDFVPLKLGKIFLIQFLNIAGLGPIFGAIAGALWGPVAFLWIVFGSIFAGSVHDYLSGMLSVRHGGDSIPEIVGVYLGKSVKQFMRVFAVLLLILVGVVFVVGPATILQELTGTDTSILIVIIFIYYLLATILPIDKLIGKIYPLFGLSLLIMAVGLFGALLLEGYTIPEITTDTFRNMHSNPVDYPLFPLLFITIACGAISGFHATQSPMMARCITNEAHGKKVFFGAMITEGIVALIWAAVAMAFFGGVKELGATMAEEGHNAAWVVNIICNTMLGKVGGILAIFGVVAAPITSGDTAFRSARLTIADSLQLDQKKLSQRLMVSIPIFAIAIALTNIDFAIIWRYFGWSNQVLATVVLWAAAVYIKKEGKTAWFVLAPAAFMTAVVVTYILVAPEGFQLDYTLSYCTGIVVALLLSIWFVLSKKEGVSKDKNV, from the coding sequence ATGATAAGTTTTCTAATTAGTATTCTGATTTTGGTGGCGGGCTATTTTATCTACGGTAATTATGTCGAAAGAAAGTTTGGTGCCGACTCCAGTCGAGAAACGCCAGCAATCAGCAAAGAAGACGGCGTAGATTTTGTTCCGCTAAAGTTGGGAAAAATCTTTTTAATTCAGTTTTTGAATATTGCAGGATTGGGGCCTATTTTTGGGGCCATTGCAGGAGCGCTGTGGGGACCAGTTGCGTTTTTATGGATCGTTTTTGGTAGTATTTTTGCGGGATCGGTTCATGATTATTTGTCCGGAATGTTATCAGTACGTCATGGCGGAGATTCGATTCCAGAGATTGTAGGAGTATATTTAGGGAAGTCGGTTAAGCAATTCATGCGTGTGTTTGCAGTGCTTTTATTAATTTTAGTAGGAGTCGTTTTTGTAGTTGGACCCGCCACGATTTTACAAGAATTAACAGGTACAGATACTTCAATACTTATTGTCATTATCTTTATTTATTATTTGCTTGCGACCATATTACCGATCGATAAATTAATCGGGAAAATTTATCCCTTGTTTGGATTATCACTATTAATCATGGCCGTTGGTTTGTTTGGAGCTTTACTTTTAGAAGGCTATACGATTCCCGAAATCACTACTGATACTTTCAGAAACATGCACAGCAATCCTGTTGATTATCCGCTGTTTCCATTATTGTTTATTACGATAGCTTGCGGTGCGATTTCTGGTTTTCACGCCACGCAATCGCCTATGATGGCACGTTGCATCACCAATGAGGCGCATGGAAAAAAAGTGTTTTTTGGCGCTATGATTACCGAGGGAATTGTAGCTTTGATTTGGGCTGCCGTGGCTATGGCTTTTTTTGGTGGTGTAAAAGAACTAGGAGCGACTATGGCCGAGGAAGGTCATAATGCCGCTTGGGTGGTAAATATCATTTGCAATACCATGCTAGGAAAAGTGGGTGGTATTCTGGCCATTTTTGGAGTGGTGGCAGCACCAATAACATCGGGTGATACTGCTTTCAGAAGCGCTCGATTAACCATTGCCGATTCGCTGCAATTAGATCAAAAAAAGTTAAGCCAACGATTGATGGTTTCGATTCCGATTTTTGCCATTGCTATTGCGTTGACCAATATAGATTTTGCAATTATTTGGAGGTATTTTGGTTGGTCCAATCAAGTGTTGGCAACGGTGGTACTTTGGGCAGCCGCAGTTTATATTAAAAAAGAAGGAAAGACCGCTTGGTTTGTGTTAGCCCCTGCAGCATTTATGACTGCTGTTGTGGTAACCTATATTTTGGTAGCTCCCGAAGGGTTTCAATTGGATTATACTTTATCTTATTGCACAGGAATTGTAGTTGCGTTGCTATTATCAATTTGGTTTGTTCTTTCGAAAAAAGAGGGTGTTTCAAAAGATAAGAATGTTTAA
- a CDS encoding two-component regulator propeller domain-containing protein, translating to MFYKIIKFILLFLFATNVIAQKDKLSYSKNISISNGLAHNGVTAILEDSKGYIWIGTYDGLNRYDGYDFSVFKNSVDKEVLVNNRIRTLAEDKKGNLWIGTDEGISIYTYTKEKFTTLFSNNLFKKGTTGPIIRKVLFNTTKKIVVCATERKGILVFNDDYSFNHQYIPVFKKESANVSFFDGIALDNDNYIFATSVGLITFNISTKKFQKVLGSRITFSKSIVKLEQNKLLVTLEKGIAIINYKADRQSSFFKISHTDLSKYEFVVAAVDRFNNLWLGTSKEGFVRINNASLLVDKKDYTVTDFNLSPSLLRVSCVTPLKNSCWVGSFNKGVFKFDLNENPFKHYNKSKSQAYGLTSNEILSVSPIDDNRVYISTIQGGLSLFNTKTNKFEPLPFNLDKGDLNSVGAVYLDSKKNLWFKIARKGLFRVRQNTTKLELMFSSDTLNFSNDAIRLIIEDASGNILIGGADDFYRLNLNKNQEVIKVEKINENPFFKNNKISLVRSIYPDPLYKNFLWIGTNADGLFRIDFSKNKSLNKAKIERFTNDKNNKNSISSSFVTSIVRLPNKELWLGTERGGICKVLNSDKEPTFVSFSEKQGLSNNVVKSIIYDGKKSLWVTTNIGLNKFNIVEQRFQKFSTSDGLPFEDFNYGYAKMNNGLLVLGGFDGFCYFDPEDLPSSEKLPLLEFGELKVFNSSIRAGDTLNDRVVMDKRLSDLDELSLKYNENVFSIGVTSLHFSSQNNHFIKYQLSPINKDWIEIPSDQRNIYFNGLPPGDYILNVKASNTLNKWTQSKTLKITIKPPFWKTSIAYFLYVLLFLALGVLIVFFVVRMQALNHNIEIEQLEKNNVKEINAAKLRFFSNISHEIKTPLTLISGPVETLYERFKNNPDVGNTLKIVQKQSHKIAKLLDQVHDFQKADANLLKMNYSYFSFDDFINELISEYQFLAQMEHKIIEGPGVSDKIYVYADKDKLEKIFNNLLTNAFKYTKENDSIRIEYHTADNDLFISVIDKGKGIDTEDLPHIFERFYQSKKKENIYIGGSGIGLAFSKQLVEMHYGYINAESEVGIGTSIKMKLPIVHTEYTEDQEQIEKEVLKAEKSVKENLSINTVDYQSLQFDSTFADAKIFIAEDNPDLRNYISTTLSKFMNVEVFVNGKELLDVLDNSWPDLVLSDVLMPELNGFDLCKRIKSDIKTSHIPVVLLTACTTIDDQVKGLIDGADAYIQKPFNMQFLITTIESILRNRKQLRERFQIELPLTLNTKDNSNDKVFLEKLYSLMAENLDNQDLDLDHFAKDLYLNRTHFYQKVKTMTNCTPFELLKVYRLKKAAEFLVEGKLSVNEVYMMTGFKSRTHFSKLFKEKYEVTPGKYAAEMVNKYSDKNT from the coding sequence ATGTTTTATAAAATCATAAAATTTATTTTACTTTTCCTCTTTGCAACAAATGTAATTGCGCAAAAGGATAAGTTATCCTATTCCAAAAATATTTCAATTTCAAATGGTTTAGCCCATAACGGAGTTACTGCTATATTGGAAGATTCAAAAGGATACATTTGGATTGGTACTTATGATGGGTTAAACCGTTATGATGGATATGATTTTTCAGTTTTTAAAAACTCTGTAGATAAAGAGGTTTTGGTCAACAATAGAATCCGAACTTTAGCAGAAGATAAAAAAGGAAATCTTTGGATAGGAACTGATGAAGGAATTTCTATTTATACTTATACCAAAGAAAAATTCACGACACTATTTTCTAATAATTTATTTAAAAAAGGAACAACTGGCCCTATCATTAGAAAGGTACTTTTTAATACCACAAAAAAAATAGTAGTTTGTGCAACGGAACGCAAAGGTATTTTAGTTTTTAATGATGATTATAGTTTTAACCACCAATACATACCAGTTTTTAAAAAGGAAAGTGCAAATGTGTCTTTTTTTGACGGAATTGCATTAGACAATGATAACTACATTTTTGCTACTTCTGTCGGCTTAATTACCTTTAATATTTCGACTAAAAAATTTCAAAAAGTTTTGGGTTCTAGGATCACTTTTAGTAAATCAATAGTAAAGCTAGAACAGAATAAACTCCTTGTAACCCTGGAAAAAGGTATTGCAATTATAAATTATAAAGCGGATAGACAATCGTCTTTTTTTAAAATTTCCCATACCGATTTAAGCAAATATGAATTTGTAGTAGCAGCAGTTGACCGATTTAATAATTTGTGGTTAGGGACATCCAAAGAAGGGTTTGTTCGAATAAACAATGCTTCTTTATTGGTTGATAAAAAAGACTATACGGTTACAGATTTTAATCTGTCTCCCAGTTTGTTAAGAGTGAGTTGTGTGACTCCCTTAAAAAATAGTTGTTGGGTTGGGAGTTTCAATAAAGGTGTTTTTAAATTTGATTTAAACGAAAATCCTTTTAAACATTATAATAAAAGTAAGAGCCAAGCCTATGGATTAACTTCAAATGAAATTTTGAGTGTTAGTCCAATTGATGACAATAGAGTTTATATTTCAACGATACAGGGCGGACTAAGTTTATTTAACACAAAAACTAATAAATTTGAGCCTCTGCCTTTTAATTTAGACAAGGGTGATCTTAACTCAGTTGGAGCTGTTTATCTTGATTCCAAAAAGAATTTATGGTTCAAAATAGCTAGAAAGGGATTGTTTAGAGTACGACAAAATACGACCAAATTAGAGTTAATGTTTTCTTCTGACACATTAAATTTTTCTAACGATGCTATAAGACTAATTATTGAGGATGCTTCTGGAAATATATTAATAGGTGGGGCTGACGATTTTTATAGATTAAATTTGAATAAAAATCAAGAAGTCATCAAGGTCGAAAAAATAAATGAAAATCCTTTTTTTAAGAATAATAAAATTTCATTAGTACGATCTATTTATCCAGATCCATTGTATAAAAACTTCCTATGGATTGGAACGAATGCTGATGGTTTGTTTCGAATTGATTTTTCCAAAAATAAATCACTAAATAAAGCCAAAATTGAACGTTTTACCAATGATAAAAATAACAAAAACTCCATTTCTAGTAGTTTTGTTACCTCAATTGTAAGATTACCAAATAAGGAATTATGGTTAGGAACAGAGCGTGGTGGAATTTGTAAAGTACTCAATAGCGATAAAGAACCTACTTTTGTTTCCTTTTCGGAGAAGCAAGGACTCTCTAATAATGTTGTCAAAAGCATTATCTACGATGGCAAAAAATCATTGTGGGTAACCACCAACATCGGTTTAAATAAATTTAATATAGTTGAACAACGTTTTCAGAAGTTTAGTACATCGGATGGTTTGCCTTTTGAAGATTTCAATTACGGGTATGCCAAAATGAATAATGGTTTGCTAGTTTTAGGTGGTTTTGATGGTTTTTGTTATTTTGATCCTGAAGATTTGCCAAGTTCAGAAAAATTACCCCTATTAGAGTTTGGAGAATTAAAGGTTTTCAATAGTAGTATTAGAGCAGGAGACACGCTTAATGATAGAGTGGTAATGGACAAACGTCTTAGTGATTTAGACGAATTATCGCTAAAATATAATGAAAATGTATTTTCAATTGGAGTTACATCTTTGCATTTTTCCTCTCAAAATAATCATTTCATAAAATATCAATTATCACCTATTAATAAGGACTGGATAGAAATCCCTTCAGATCAACGTAATATTTATTTTAATGGATTGCCTCCTGGGGATTATATTTTGAATGTAAAAGCATCCAATACTTTGAATAAGTGGACGCAATCCAAAACGCTCAAAATTACCATTAAACCACCTTTTTGGAAAACTTCAATAGCGTACTTTCTGTATGTTTTATTATTTCTTGCTTTAGGTGTTTTAATTGTGTTTTTTGTTGTTAGGATGCAAGCTTTGAATCACAACATTGAAATAGAACAATTGGAGAAAAACAATGTAAAAGAAATTAATGCAGCCAAACTGCGTTTCTTTAGCAATATTTCGCACGAAATAAAAACGCCTTTAACACTCATATCTGGACCGGTAGAAACGCTTTATGAACGTTTTAAAAACAATCCCGATGTAGGTAATACTCTTAAAATTGTTCAAAAACAATCACACAAGATTGCTAAACTTCTAGATCAGGTTCATGATTTTCAAAAAGCAGATGCTAATTTGCTGAAAATGAATTATTCCTACTTTAGTTTTGATGATTTTATAAATGAATTGATTTCAGAATATCAGTTTTTAGCCCAAATGGAGCATAAAATTATTGAGGGTCCAGGAGTAAGCGATAAAATATATGTTTATGCAGATAAAGATAAATTAGAGAAAATTTTCAATAATTTGTTAACTAACGCTTTCAAGTACACCAAAGAAAATGACTCTATTCGTATCGAATATCATACTGCAGATAACGATTTATTTATTTCAGTAATTGACAAAGGAAAAGGAATTGATACTGAGGATTTGCCTCATATTTTTGAACGTTTTTATCAATCTAAGAAAAAAGAAAACATCTATATTGGAGGTTCAGGAATAGGATTGGCATTTTCAAAACAATTGGTCGAAATGCACTACGGCTACATCAATGCTGAAAGTGAAGTAGGTATTGGAACAAGTATCAAGATGAAGTTGCCTATTGTTCATACTGAGTACACAGAAGACCAGGAACAAATTGAAAAAGAAGTATTAAAAGCAGAAAAATCAGTCAAAGAAAATTTATCAATTAATACTGTAGATTATCAGTCGTTACAATTTGATAGTACGTTTGCCGATGCTAAAATTTTTATTGCGGAGGATAATCCGGATTTAAGAAATTATATTTCTACCACGCTATCCAAGTTTATGAATGTTGAAGTTTTCGTGAATGGGAAAGAACTTTTGGATGTCTTAGATAATAGTTGGCCAGATTTGGTTCTGAGTGATGTATTAATGCCTGAATTGAATGGATTTGATTTATGCAAGCGTATTAAATCAGATATAAAAACTAGTCATATTCCAGTGGTTTTGTTGACCGCTTGTACTACTATTGACGATCAAGTAAAAGGTTTGATTGACGGAGCTGATGCCTATATTCAAAAACCGTTCAATATGCAATTTTTAATTACTACTATTGAGTCTATTTTACGCAATAGAAAACAATTGAGGGAACGTTTCCAAATTGAACTTCCATTGACATTAAATACTAAGGATAACAGCAATGACAAAGTGTTTCTGGAAAAACTGTATAGTTTAATGGCTGAAAATTTAGATAATCAAGATTTAGATTTAGACCATTTTGCTAAAGATTTATATTTGAATAGAACGCACTTTTACCAAAAAGTAAAAACCATGACCAACTGCACTCCTTTTGAATTACTTAAAGTTTATCGTTTGAAAAAAGCAGCAGAATTTTTAGTCGAAGGAAAGTTGTCGGTCAATGAGGTGTATATGATGACTGGCTTTAAGAGTCGAACGCATTTCAGTAAATTATTCAAAGAAAAATACGAGGTAACACCAGGGAAATATGCTGCTGAAATGGTCAATAAATATTCAGATAAAAACACCTAA
- a CDS encoding arylsulfatase: MMTNRISALKFPVALMAVFAFIGCGSTPKKHTESVVKAKPNIIFIYADDLGYGDLGVYGATGIKTPNIDKLANGGIVFTSGYATSATCTPSRYGLLTGTYPWRNSDAKILPGTAPLLIDTEQMTIPKMLRAEGYDTGIVGKWHLGLGTGDVDWNKHISPGPNEVGFDYSFIMAATQDRVPTVYIRDGKVVGLDPKDPIQVDYKKNFAGEPTATENPELLKMKWHHGHNQSIVNGIPRIGYMKGGTAAKWKDEDMADTFLDDAKKYIGSHKSKPFFLYYALQQPHVPRTPSPRFVGASGLGPRGDVIVEADWCVGELMKKLEAEGLLENTLIVLSSDNGPVLNDGYYDDAVEKLGTHRPAGALRGGKYSLFDGGTRVPFVTYWKGQIKPGTSDAIVCQMDLLASLASMVGSKETKLSDSQNLMNELLGKGTVGRKALVLEANAKTLLRKGDWIMIPPYKGASKMNTEVNIEMGPDNDYQLYNTRKDIGQQNNVAKQFPDKLKEMKETFEKLRGSDYQNVQELKLQ, translated from the coding sequence ATGATGACTAACAGAATTAGCGCTTTGAAATTCCCTGTTGCTTTAATGGCGGTTTTTGCCTTTATTGGATGTGGAAGTACTCCCAAAAAACACACCGAAAGTGTTGTGAAAGCAAAACCAAACATAATTTTTATCTATGCAGATGATTTAGGTTACGGAGATTTAGGAGTGTATGGAGCAACTGGAATAAAAACGCCGAATATTGATAAATTGGCCAATGGCGGAATTGTGTTTACCAGCGGTTATGCTACATCGGCAACTTGTACACCTAGTAGATATGGATTATTGACGGGTACGTATCCTTGGCGTAATTCAGATGCTAAGATTCTTCCAGGTACAGCTCCGTTGTTGATTGATACAGAGCAAATGACGATTCCAAAAATGTTGAGAGCAGAAGGCTATGATACAGGAATTGTTGGTAAATGGCATTTAGGTTTAGGTACCGGTGATGTAGACTGGAACAAACACATTAGCCCAGGACCAAACGAAGTTGGTTTTGACTATAGTTTTATTATGGCTGCGACTCAAGATAGAGTTCCTACAGTTTACATTCGTGACGGAAAAGTAGTGGGACTTGATCCAAAAGATCCTATTCAAGTTGATTACAAAAAGAATTTTGCGGGAGAGCCAACAGCAACTGAAAATCCAGAATTATTGAAAATGAAATGGCACCATGGACACAATCAAAGTATTGTAAATGGAATTCCTAGAATTGGATATATGAAAGGCGGTACAGCAGCAAAATGGAAAGATGAAGATATGGCCGATACTTTTTTAGACGATGCCAAAAAATATATTGGATCTCATAAAAGCAAACCATTTTTCTTGTATTATGCATTACAACAACCACACGTTCCACGTACACCAAGTCCTAGATTTGTCGGTGCTTCTGGTTTAGGACCAAGAGGAGATGTAATCGTTGAGGCTGACTGGTGTGTTGGTGAATTAATGAAGAAATTAGAGGCTGAAGGATTGTTAGAAAATACCTTAATAGTACTTTCTAGTGACAATGGTCCTGTTTTAAATGACGGATATTATGATGATGCTGTAGAGAAACTAGGAACACACAGACCAGCAGGAGCTTTACGTGGTGGAAAATATAGTTTGTTTGATGGTGGAACAAGAGTGCCTTTTGTGACGTACTGGAAAGGACAAATCAAACCAGGGACTTCTGATGCTATAGTTTGTCAAATGGATTTATTAGCTTCTTTAGCTTCCATGGTAGGAAGTAAAGAAACAAAGTTAAGCGATAGTCAAAACCTAATGAATGAATTGCTAGGTAAAGGCACTGTAGGACGTAAGGCTTTAGTATTAGAAGCTAATGCAAAAACATTATTGCGCAAAGGTGACTGGATAATGATTCCTCCATACAAAGGGGCTTCAAAAATGAATACTGAGGTAAATATCGAAATGGGACCTGATAATGATTATCAGTTGTACAATACTAGAAAAGACATTGGACAACAAAATAATGTTGCCAAGCAATTTCCAGATAAATTGAAAGAGATGAAAGAAACTTTTGAAAAATTAAGAGGAAGTGATTACCAAAATGTGCAGGAACTTAAATTGCAATAA